From Brassica rapa cultivar Chiifu-401-42 chromosome A06, CAAS_Brap_v3.01, whole genome shotgun sequence:
TGGAGATGCTTCTGTATTGTCAATGACTGCACGGCCTTGACAATCCGAGGAATAAGCTGCGCGAAAGCTTCCACttccttgattttttttttacccccGCAGTCAAACACCTGGATATTCCTAGTCACAAAACTGATGCATAAAGCAATCCAATGGTTGCAATTGACCCAGACAGGAACGTACATCCGATCCACATCGACATTCCACAACATTTGTGTTCTTCCATGGGAAGGCAATTCACCTTTACCGTATTGCAGTAGTAATGGATCCATAGTGTATTTTTTAATTCCCTTACAGAAATTCTGGTAATCCTTAGCAATGAGGTCGCTGAAGACGCATGTCATGAAAGCAACACGATCTACGTTCCATCGTTTCAATGTTGTTCTTTCCCGGAAAACATACATTATAGCATCAATTTCCTACAAAAACGAAGACAAATCTGTAATGTATACAGTAATATAATAGGTAACATTTTATAGAAATAACCAGTCGAATGCTTACGTAGTTTTTAAGCCAACTGCTGGCAGACATAATACGTCCGGCTAGATCACCGTCTAACATAGAAGGACCAATCTGTATAGCTCTGTAAACAAAATACAATGGTAGAGATGTCAATTATTAAGAAAATCAACCGAATGATATATACAAAGGAATAACATACGTTCGTGTATCTTGCCAGTCCTGCATCTTCTTAAAATCTGTAGGATGCACAAACACCAAGCAGCGATCAGGGAAATTTTCGCCGTCTAGCTCTATATCTCGGTCATCTAATCGGACCGCTGGCTTCTTCAATGATTTTTGAAGTTCCAATGAATCTGTTGGCTTCTTCAATGATTTAGGAAGTTCCAACCAATCCAATGAATCTTCGACTTTAGCTTGAGAAGGATTCAAACCTTTCACAAATGTGTCTAATGGAAGGTTCTTCATGCAACTTTCCAAAAACTCTTGTGTACCCATACGAAGATCACTAGCTGATGATTGAGTAACTTTTGCACGAGGTAAATTGACACACGAATCAGCAGTCTTTAACTCTTGGTTTTTTACAGCCTGTTGACAAACACGTACAATTACAAATTACACATACAAGTTTCATGTTCAAAATAGAGAATAGACATAAACGCCAAGTTCGAAATCCATAATAAACATACAAACTTCCAAATacatattacattaaatatagtGATTACATAAACGACAAGTTTCAAATACATATTACCGCCTCATTCCAAGTTCTAACAACCTAGCTTCAAAGACCTACATTCCATCGCCTAGTTCCAAGCTTTCAACATCTTTTAACTCTTTCTCTTAGTAGTTACCTTTTTCTTTGTTGGAGCAGTGCCTTTTTTGCTGGTGCTAGGACCACTGTTGATTTTGGTCAAGCTAGGACCGCTTGCTTGATCACTCTTTCCCACCAATTCAGTCACCACTAAACTTGTCCTGAGCTGTGTAACCTCAGCCTCAATTTTCCCCAATCTGTCGGTTACAACGGTCTCAAATTGCTCAGTTCTCTCTGAAGCTGTCCTGAGTTGTGTAACCTCAGTCTCAATCTTACCCAACCTGTCCGAGAACTGCTGACAGAATTTCTCCCCAAAAGCAGTAAAAGAAGCTTGTACCAGATCCTCCAAGAAATTTTTCATATCTGTGTCAATATTTCCTTTTGATGAAGCAGCTAGGTGGCACAAAACATTCTTTTTCCTTGACTCTGCTCCTCGGTCTGCATGCTTTCTCTTGTTTCTTCCCGAAACATCAGCTGTGCCATCAACATTCCCTGCAACATGACTATTTTCACCTCTCTCAGTATCAGCTGTTTGATCCTCTCCTTTCTCTTCGCCAGATTCCTCAAATTCAGAGTTCGTACCTTCTTTTACTCCCCAAACATGATTGTTCCAATCATGTTTACTATTGATCATATCTAAAATACGATCTACTCTTTCATCTTTCTTCTCATCCTTCTGTACAAAATCAGTTGCCAAAAGGACCACTCCATCTATGTGGGATTCCATGAATGAATGCAAAATCCCCTACATCAATCAAATCATTAGTAAAGTGAACAAGACaatgaatattttaatttgaaaataaatttgcaTACGTTTTCTGGGAATAAGTTCTCAACGCCAATGATATCTTCATAAGAACATTTTGCACATCCTCTCCAATTACCACACAGTGGACCTGTAAAATTTTTACTGACTTTTGTGCCACAAATCTCTCCTAAAGCAGGAACAGCTTCCATTATCCAAATTTGGAAACCAAACAAGAATCCTTCCATCAGATACCCCTCTTTCTGCTCTAATTTATGCCTTGTTTTATCAATTTGCTTCAGAAGGAAATCAAACGAATACAGACCCCATGGGTAATTccgaagcttctccaaatccatCGCCAACTTCATGTACAGATGCGGGATATTCACCTTCTCATCCTTTCCCATCACCACACCCATAATAACGCAAAGATATATCAGTCTCACCCTATCAACCCAAGTCCAGGTATTGCTCTCTTCCAAATGCTTCTTTTTTATGATCtgcaaatttatttttccatttgTCTTTATCTGCTTGCTCCAAAAACCATTATCGTCTTTCCATGTCACTAGCCCACTGTTATTCTCTCGCTTCACTTTCAGACCAGTGACAGCATGATACTCTTGCAATCCAAAACGCAGAGGTCTCCTAGCGAAAGTGAACCACTTCTCATGTCTCTTGCTTGTCATCAACTCCTTACACAAGAAAGAGTGTACCAACCTCGCCGAAAACTTCAGATCATTCTTCTGGATAACCATAATCTGTGAAAAAATGGGATCTTTCATAACTTCATCGAATTCTGgttccattttttcttttagcaACTCGAGAAGTTTTAGTCGGCAGCTGTTATTAATCTTCTTAACCTGAGGTTCCAATCCCTCACCGTATAAACGATTAGGCAACTCCAACTCCATAcctgaaatttgaaaacaatacaacatatatatattaataacaaaaatctaaaatccCTAAATCTATcccaaaaatatgatttaaaccATGATTGTGTACAAAATCTTCTCTAATCATCACCTTAACACATGATTGAAGTCTAAATATCTTAACTAACTCAAAAAATTTACCTTTTACCTTTCTATTTTCAAACTCTAAAAAGAAGTGGAGATAGAGTTTCATACCTTTGCAGAACGAACTAAAGAGTGATAGATTCGTAAAAAGCTCACGAAATTGTATGAGTTAGGCCAAATAATCGTCCAAATCAGAGAATTGAGTGAGTTAGGGTTAATGAactttgggtgagaatttgattTTCTCTCCCTTTGTTCGTGAATGGGAAATTAAGGGTTTTTTCCCAGAGAAATCGAGCTTAAAAAGTTGAAATCATGCTTGGTCGGTTCAAATCAAGTGGGAATCAACCCGGATATAatcatacaaaaccaaaaaaatcgatttgggattctttcctgggcacgggatcgatcgatctatTCCTAGTGGATCGGTCGATCTGTAAGGAATCGACCTTCGCCGATCGAGTGAAATGGACCAGGTCGATCAGTATATATTtcgcgtttttttttgttctgaataattatcgggatcgatcgatccactGTAACTTGTAAAtctggatcgatcgatcccgcttgtcgaactcattatttatcttttttaaaaaattacaattttaagggcattactgccattttcgaaaaaattagtctaataggacataaagtagtacagattagtctaaagggacatagttaccttttttttgctctaaaaaaacagatttcCCAAGATTTTTTAGATACTGTTTAAGAAGTAAAAGTGTAAAACTAATCCCAAAATCtagatatttttctttataaaattgCTCAACTAATCAACTATGTAGAAAGTAACAATAAGATTGAACATGAAATGTGGCAGATTTTTTGCTATTCACTACACAAGATACAAAGATATTGAAAAAGAACACACATTGGTGCCTTTTTTGCTGTTCACTACACAAGATACATAAATTACGAAGTTATACAAGTGAAGCTGTTCACAGTTAGTTCATTTCTAACTACGTGATGCATAATAATCCTATCTTTATTACATCAATACATCATGTCTCTGTTGCTGCCTCATTTTGTTAGTGTTATATACACATCAATACTTTTCTATCTTCATCTTAGTTCAGTATAGCTTGACTGATTCCCTCTCTTATTTGATTTTTCCTGATGCTTCGCTGACCGGTAATCAGTTGCAAAACAAACTTCCTTCAGGTCGTCTAGCTCTCTAGTCTTGTATTGATCAGGCCTGATTGTGACAATGTCACTTATTGATCGCATTCCAAAGCTGTGATCCAGAAGTGCTACCATCGGTCTGCTTTTGCATATTTTACAGAATAGATTCAAGTTCAAAACTTTTTCTAGATAAGATGCAGAAAAGAAActgaaccgaaaaccaaaactTAAACTCCTGAACCAGTTCATTCCAAATACAAATCACAAACGTGTAAATCATTGAACATCCAATCACTCAAAACGTCCCATGAATCCCCACATTTTTACAATGCCCTCTCTAAAATTAAAGTCTCAGAAGAAACCAAAGGCTTGTCACAAGAAACTGAACACTGTCCTTGTACTCAAAGAACAATCTCATCtctattctttctctctctctctctctctctcttgagtGGGTACAAGTTTAAAGTTAGAATCTTTATTACCATATGAATATCTCAAACATCACCTGGAGATGCTACTGACAAGCCTCGCAccaatcttatcaagcttcttCACAGAAGCAACGGACTTCAAGTTCCCCACTTTCATAAAAGCTTCcaccatcttctctccaatctccTCTCCTTTCTCCTCCACATCAACCACCGCAACCGCCGTCGGTCCAGCTCCACTAATCGTGCATCCAAACGCTCCAGCCTCCAAAGCCGCCTTTTTCACAGCTTCCATCCCCGGGATCAACGGAGCCCTCGTCGGCTCCACAACTCTATCCCCCGACAGAGCCTTCCCGAGCATCACCGCGTCTCCCTCCAGCACCGCCGCGACCAAAGCAGCCGCTTGGCTACTGTTCCAGACATGGTGAGCCATCGGAATCTCTGCAGGCAAGGCAGCTCTCATCTTCTTGGTCGGAGCTTCGAACTCAGGGCTCGCTAGGACAAAGAAGAGATCTTTGTCCGAAGGGAACCTCAACGGCTTCAGATCAAGCGGTTCGTAGCTTCTAATCAGAACGAACCCTCCCATGATCGCCGGCGCGATGTTATCCGCGTGATAACCGGAGACTTTCGCTTCCGATTCCAAACCGGCTAAAACCAATTCCTCCTTCCTTAACTTCCGGCCGAAGATCTCGTTAACCGCCACGGCGGCTGCGGCGGCGCTAGCTGCGCTCGAGCCTAGACCGCTTCCTAAAGGAAGGCCCTTGTGCAAATCCAACGACAACCCGACTGATCGGATCCCTAGCATCTTCATCGTCGCGATCGCGGCGATTCCGGCGCAGTTCCGGAGAGGGTTGGTGCTGAGTTTCGTCGCGGTTCCGGTGATCTCCGAGATCAAGATCTCGCCGGCGCGCACGGAGGGGTCTACGCGGAGAGTCACGTGGTCGCCGAGGCCGTCGACGGCGCAGCCTAGGAAATCGAAGCCCGGGCCTAGGTTAGCGACGGTCGCCGGCGCGAAAGTCTTGACGGAGGTGAAAACGGGCTCCGGCTCGACGGCGACGAGGGTTTGGACGGAGGCTCTGCATCGAAAGAAGGAGACTTTCGCGAAAAGCGGCGGAGATGGTTTGGGTTTGAGCTGGAAATGGAAATGGGAAGTTGGTTTGGATGGAGAGTGGAAGGAGAGAGTGGTGGCCATTGATGAAGGAAGACAACAAaaagctagagagagagaggagagatgaagaagaaacgTGACCACAGACCACCTAACCCAGGTTGTGATTGTATGACATGTCTAGCGTAAACAATTACGCCCAAAAATTTATTACTCTTGTTATCGCTAAAAAGTAACCAGTCAagtgaaatgatttttttgtttgtttactcTATGTACTGTTTAAACAGAGTAAAGTGTACACTCAATATTACTCTACCTCTTACTAgagtaaaattgttttttacttttctctctcttttccaCTTTTCTAATTACTCTCATTTCCACCTTTTATTATTACTCCACTTTACTCCCAAAATTACCAGTCAGACTCCCAGTGGTATAAATTTAGTTGATTTTGGAGAGTTTTGGttatttttcatttcaaaaTATTGGTATAAATcgtattaattttaaaaaaaactgaactaaTAAATTTCCTAACAGCGCCGGTCCATGGTCGTACCGGTGGTTGGTCTCCACACCGGACCAAGCTTGTAGAACTGACGGACATTCGAATATGACATGGGTTATAGCTTCTTCTAATTCTTCACATCTTGGGCAGTAGTTATCACACTTCATATTGCGTCTTGATAGGTTCCTAGTTACCGCCACATGACTGGTTAACAATTaccatataagatgacatatttTCGTAGGATACACGTATTAATTGATATTATGAGTATGTATAGTTAATTGATATATGTTAGATTAAAAAAGCACTTAGTCAGATCTATTTTAGACTTAGTTGGactgttataatttttttaatagtccaAAAAAGAGTAGATAACAtatgactctattttaatagattagactaGATCTTGACCTGCACATTTGTGCgagttttttcttcttataataaaatattttagttttttttttaacttcaaaatattttaatttatataacaaaatttatcACTAAATTAATGTGACTTATATGTATTAACTCTATAATGACTATATCTAAATGGCTTGTTGTTACtatgaatatttttaacaaaaatttattttgagaacattattatataacaatactattttacataatttttaatatttttctatgttTGAAATGTGTATGGAAGTCAAATTAAATTGGAGCTACATAATAGAGAAGAAATATTGTGAGATATTgttaaaaaacaacaaaatattttttttttaaagaaactataatatattgtaCATGCAAAACAATTTTGTAGTAAAAAACTTATTTGAAAAATTGCTTGAAATACACAAAGttgaataagtttttttttgttattttattttatttaaaatagaaGTAGATATTTctttctaacataatctttttaagatctttataaaatgtatttccaaaaattaatttaaatttttaatatcattaaaatattttaaaaaaattttgaaatgattttaattttcgttcattaaacaaaaataaatgtaatttgAAATTctagttatattttatgatagttaaaatttaaattaattgattttcgaaaataaaatttaaaatgattctgaaaagattttctttaatttttcttaaaaaatatttatttgtattttaaataaaagataaagatatcatgattaaattatgtaaaatttgaTGAACATTATAAAGAAtgattcatttttaaatatcacACTTGAaataagtcatgacttctgttttaatagtatagactagCAACTAAATATGAGAACGATGAATTTCGTTTTTTTCTCCTCCAAAAACACTACAAAAATCAGAAACAGAAAGTCTCTTTAGATCTCGACGTTCCAACCCTTTTTTTTCTCGCAAAGTATAAAAATCTATTGCTGCTTCTCAGGTTGGTCCTCTTCTTCTTGCTCAGggttttcttcttcctcttctttcttctcttcctcttcttcttcgtcttctgcTGGAGGATCATAAGGCATCGGTGGTGGCAATGGTGTCTTCATTGGGCTAAACTTGGGGAAAATATCAGGTCTCCTCCCAGGTTTAGGCCTCTCCCACTCCTAACAGTAGATCACAATCAAATTAATCACTTATGgaggaaaaaaaatgtaaaaaagatAACAAAGGAGCATGCATTTCTAGTCAAGTGTCCACTTCGATTATGAGAATGCCAAGCACAAACCCTCGAATCAATAAGAACAAGCTCTTAACGTACATGTAGATTCTCAAGTCATAACCAAAActacagaaaaaagaattagaCTGATCCTTTAATTATAACTAAGAATCTACATAACATTCTAATACAATTGGAGCAGTGCAACGAaatgatgaatattaacaatCACTTATAGAAACATGAATAGGGAGCATACAGAACAAATGAGTTTAACACTTGATAGATAGACAAAGAAATAACCAAACAGTAAGCTAATTTATGATACAAATTGGTTCAAATAGAAACACAACCTGAAAACCTATGAACATGAAACTGATTCTACCTGTGTCTAAGACCCCAATCTAGTTTTCATATATTCATCACACACAAAAAGTAATAGGGTCAGTTTCGTCAGCAATACACCATCATAGCTAAGCCATAGAAATGGTTACGTTACGGACTGTGGGAAAGATCCGAAATATAATTGAAGGGAAACTCACAATAGGGAAATCGAGAGGATTGCGACGAGTGAGCTTCTCTTCCTCGGGTGCCATAGCCACGACTTGCAGCTGACTTTTATTCCCTCTTCTATTGCTAGGTGAAGGTCTGCGGACGGACGAGAAACCGTGGACACGTGGCAAAGAGCAACCAAGCGAACGCGAGTCGTGGTGCATCGAAGAAGAGGAGGACATCTTCGTCGGCACCAGAACATCAGGCGAGAAAGAAGGAAGCAACCTCGCAGAGCAGAGCGACGCCATGGCTCCGGTAATCGATTCTCCTCACCAACCAAGAGTATTATCTGGATAGCTTCTCGAAGCTGATGCTTCCTGTTATGTTAATGGGCCTAATAGGTTCAAGGCTTTGACTCTGGCTAGCCAATAAATCGAAAGTTCTGTCGGCCCACAAAAGCAAAACATCTTCAATATATTAAtagataaacatttaaaaagttggggaaattacatgtttaccattttcattgtactacttttcatttttaccaccactaataaAACATTTTCGAAAATACATTCTTCACTAAGTGGCAAAatactcttatgcccttgttatttatatatataataaattattatttaaataaaaataaaaaataaaaaaaaaaaaaaaaacaaaaataaaacaaaaataaaaataaaagaaaatgtaattttttttatgttttcgaattatacttttcaaattcgaatttttttataaacttttttttctaaactttttTCGAATACCCGGCCAGATCAGAAGTTGCTGAATGTTGAACCCGACCCGGCCGGAGCGATTCTAGTGGAAACGTTCTCTGAAACCAAAGTCATTTGATTGGTCGTTGAGAGCCAACAATACGTCACTCTCTTCAATTCTCCATACTCTCTCTCATTTCTAATTCGACCAAAGAAAAATTTATATCCCTTTCCTCAAGAAATCTACCCAAACCGACTTTAAGAGCTTCCTCgactctcctcctcctcttcgttGATTTCTTCTTTATTCGCGGACGATCTAAAACTTAGAAATGGGTGGAGAAGGAGATTCGAGTAAGCCGCAGACTGCTGGTGAAGGAGGAGATGTGGTTGCCGTGAACGTCAGGTGCTCGAACGGATCCAAATTTAGTGTGAGCACGAGTCTCGATTCCACGGTGGAGGCCTTCAAAGCGTTGGTGGCTCAGAACAGCGAAGTGCCAGCGAATCAGCAGCGTCTGATTTACAAGGGTCGCATCCTCAAAGACGATCAGACGCTTCTCAGCTATGGTTGGGTTTCTCACCTTCTTGAGGATTTGTGGATTTAATTGATTGGAATCGCATAAAGTTTCAATCTTGGAATGACCCAATTACATTTTGATGGATGTTTAGCTAAGATACAATGTTCCATTTATGTTCTGTCTGAAAATAATTGTCTCATGAGCTTTACCGTATCTATTCTCTGTATGTTTTGTGGATTTAATTGGATTGAAATCGCATAAAGTTTCAATCTTGGAATGACCCAATAACATTTTGATGGATGTTTAGCTAAGATACAATGTTCCATTTATGTTCTGTCTGAAAATGATTGTCTACATGAGCCTTGCCGTATCCATTCTATGTATGTTTTGTGGATTTAATTGGATTGAAATTGCATAAAGTTTCAATCTTGCATTTTGATGGATGTTTAGGTTTAATTGATTTATCTATTCTATGTATATCTAGGTTTGCAGGCTGATCACACCGTTCATATGGTTCGAGGCTCGGCGCCTGCATCATCACCACCACCTTCTGCTCCAGCTACAACCCAAGCCACTGCCCCTGGTGTCACTCGAGGTGTTGGTTCAAACGACAGCTCAATTCCCGGGCTTGGATTCAATCCTTTAGGTGGTGGGAACGCTATGTCTGGACTATTCGGAGCTGGTCTTCCGGATCTTGAGCAGGCACAGCAACAGCTAGCTCAGAACCCTAACATGATTAGAGATATGATGAACCAACCAGCCATTCAGAGTCTAATGAACAACCCTGAGTTTATGAGGAGTATGATCATGAGCAACCCTCAGATGCGTGACCTTGTGGATCGCAACCCTGAGCTTGGTCATGTCCTCAATGACCCCAGCATCCTTAGGCAAACTTTGGAAGCGGCGAGGAACCCGGAGCTGATGCGTGAGATGATGAGGAATACCGATAGGGCTATGAGTAATATTGAGTCTATGCC
This genomic window contains:
- the LOC117126164 gene encoding uncharacterized protein LOC117126164 translates to MLYCFQISGMELELPNRLYGEGLEPQVKKINNSCRLKLLELLKEKMEPEFDEVMKDPIFSQIMVIQKNDLKFSARLVHSFLCKELMTSKRHEKWFTFARRPLRFGLQEYHAVTGLKVKRENNSGLVTWKDDNGFWSKQIKTNGKINLQIIKKKHLEESNTWTWVDRVRLIYLCVIMGVVMGKDEKVNIPHLYMKLAMDLEKLRNYPWGLYSFDFLLKQIDKTRHKLEQKEGYLMEGFLFGFQIWIMEAVPALGEICGTKVSKNFTGPLCGNWRGCAKCSYEDIIGVENLFPENGILHSFMESHIDGVVLLATDFVQKDEKKDERVDRILDMINSKHDWNNHVWGVKEGTNSEFEESGEEKGEDQTADTERGENSHVAGNVDGTADVSGRNKRKHADRGAESRKKNVLCHLAASSKGNIDTDMKNFLEDLVQASFTAFGEKFCQQFSDRLGKIETEVTQLRTASERTEQFETVVTDRLGKIEAEVTQLRTSLVVTELVGKSDQASGPSLTKINSGPSTSKKGTAPTKKKAVKNQELKTADSCVNLPRAKVTQSSASDLRMGTQEFLESCMKNLPLDTFVKGLNPSQAKVEDSLDWLELPKSLKKPTDSLELQKSLKKPAVRLDDRDIELDGENFPDRCLVFVHPTDFKKMQDWQDTRTAIQIGPSMLDGDLAGRIMSASSWLKNYEIDAIMYVFRERTTLKRWNVDRVAFMTCVFSDLIAKDYQNFCKGIKKPTCQHFSNTVQQRNYGKLSRRTQRRIYRLCRIVCPNVIPVSMKLTSSPLSDICFHKIRSNCWTDIANMSKRLLEINHSISL
- the LOC103874187 gene encoding homoserine kinase, translated to MATTLSFHSPSKPTSHFHFQLKPKPSPPLFAKVSFFRCRASVQTLVAVEPEPVFTSVKTFAPATVANLGPGFDFLGCAVDGLGDHVTLRVDPSVRAGEILISEITGTATKLSTNPLRNCAGIAAIATMKMLGIRSVGLSLDLHKGLPLGSGLGSSAASAAAAAVAVNEIFGRKLRKEELVLAGLESEAKVSGYHADNIAPAIMGGFVLIRSYEPLDLKPLRFPSDKDLFFVLASPEFEAPTKKMRAALPAEIPMAHHVWNSSQAAALVAAVLEGDAVMLGKALSGDRVVEPTRAPLIPGMEAVKKAALEAGAFGCTISGAGPTAVAVVDVEEKGEEIGEKMVEAFMKVGNLKSVASVKKLDKIGARLVSSISR
- the LOC103874188 gene encoding transcriptional regulator Myc-1, whose product is MASLCSARLLPSFSPDVLVPTKMSSSSSMHHDSRSLGCSLPRVHGFSSVRRPSPSNRRGNKSQLQVVAMAPEEEKLTRRNPLDFPIEWERPKPGRRPDIFPKFSPMKTPLPPPMPYDPPAEDEEEEEEKKEEEEENPEQEEEDQPEKQQ